The following proteins are encoded in a genomic region of Corylus avellana chromosome ca4, CavTom2PMs-1.0:
- the LOC132179264 gene encoding calmodulin calcium-dependent NAD kinase, which yields MRPDGSHGKVFFAHILDASFFGFVAAAATRYYRHRCKPLTDQNIIPRIERTESGRVGKLERFSHYVARQMGFRDANECPQLCKLAYDYLRKVKGCEDRIYEYFANEAEANSLYVKLIEEFDKCILSYFAFHWGQASHLINQVLSVESQQKTKLKDFLLAATRNRRFELLQKDLKVTRVFCTLMEEMKAIGSSTTKGDESHCTEVMVPVAHNDRSPVLLLMGGGMGAGKSTVLKDILKEPFWSGAAANAVVVEADAFKETDVLYRALSSRGHHHDMLQTAELVHQSSTDAASSVLVTALNEGRDVIMDGTLSWEPFVEQTIAMARNVHKCRYRMGVGYKVADDGTITENYWEQVKEDEEEEQPEENGEAPKRKPYRIELVGVVCDAYLAVVRGIRRAIIMGRAVRVNSQLKSHKRFAGAFRGYCQLVDNARLYCTDAVGGPPALVGWKDGDNKLLEDPEGIKCLTRVSSLNDEAESIYDLYNHSTQVTELSSIWKDIILSPARATLQLELRTCVQRIENLKNI from the exons ATGCGGCCTG ATGGTAGCCATGGCAAAGTCTTTTTCGCACACATCCTTGATGCCTCCTTCTTCGGATTCGTTGCAGCCGCCGCCACGCGGTATTACCGCCACAGGTGTAAGCCGCTCACCGATCAAAACATCATTCCACGGATAGAAAGGACAGAATCTGGTCGTGTTGGCAAGCTCGAAAGATTCTCCCACTATGTTG CAAGGCAAATGGGATTTCGAGATGCAAACGAGTGTCCCCAGCTATGCAAGTTAGCTTACGATTATTTGAGAAAAGTCAAAGGGTGTGAAGATAGAATCTATGAATATTTTGCTAATGAAGCAGAAGCAAATTCTCTCTACGTTAAGTTGATTGAAGAGTTTGATAAATGCATCCTCAGTTATTTTGCTTTTCATTGGGGTCAAGCTTCTCACTTGATTAATCAg GTTTTGAGTGTTGAATCTCAGCAGAAAACAAAGCTCAAAGACTTCTTGTTGGCAGCTACCAG GAACCGGAGATTTGAGTTGCTGCAGAAGGATTTGAAGGTGACAAGGGTGTTTTGTACATTGATGGAAGAGATGAAAGCAATCGGCAGCAGTACAACAAAGGGTGATGAATCACACTGTACGGAGGTCATGGTGCCGGTTGCCCACAATGACAGGAGTCCGGTGCTGCTGCTCATGGGTGGTGGCATGGGAGCTGGCAAGAGCACCGTCTTAAAAGACATTCTCAAAGA ACCATTCTGGTCGGGAGCAGCGGCAAATGCCGTGGTAGTGGAGGCTGATGCTTTCAAAGAGACCGATGTTCTCTACAGAGCCCTTAGTTCTAGAGGCCATCACCATGACATGCTTCAGACTGCTGAACTG GTGCACCAGTCTTCGACTGATGCTGCATCATCAGTACTAGTGACGGCACTTAACGAAGGGCGGGATGTGATAATGGATGGGACTCTATCATGGGAGCCCTTTGTTGAGCAGACAATTGCTATGGCACGTAATGTTCACAAATGTCGTTACCGGATGGGGGTAGGCTACAAGGTTGCCGACGATGGCACCATTACTGAAAATTACTGGGAGCAGGtgaaagaagatgaagaagaagagcaacCAGAAGAAAATGGAGAAGCTCCCAAGAGAAAACCTTACAGAATAGAGCTGGTCGGGGTGGTTTGTGATGCTTATCTAGCTGTTGTCAGAGGCATCAG GCGAGCTATAATAATGGGAAGGGCAGTGAGGGTGAATTCACAGTTGAAATCCCACAAGAGATTTGCCGGTGCATTTCGAGGATATTGCCAACTTGTTGATAATGCCAGGCTCTATTGTACCGATGCTGTGGGAGGACCACCTGCG TTGGTGGGATGGAAAGACGGAGACAACAAACTGCTGGAGGATCCAGAGGGAATCAAATGTTTGACAAGAGTAAGCAGTTTGAACGATGAAGCCGAATCCATATACGACCTTTACAACCACTCAACTCAGGTGACGGAGCTCAGTTCCATTTGGAAAGACATCATTTTGTCACCGGCGAGGGCAACTCTTCAACTGGAGCTGAGGACTTGTGTGCAAAgaattgaaaatctaaaaaatatttga